A region from the Mustela erminea isolate mMusErm1 chromosome 2, mMusErm1.Pri, whole genome shotgun sequence genome encodes:
- the TMEM271 gene encoding transmembrane protein 271 codes for MKWSVRGACAALSSCLLLACALSAAAVGLKCFSLGSELRGEPFRLGAAAGAFYSGLLLAAGLSLLGAALLCCGPRDAPLAGPGPGPGLGVPAAPAGAPEAAPGEPGAAAGPSGPVNSQNLLLLGVLVFMLGVLSAFAGAVIDGDTVSLVERKYSHYCLPPRAPAAAPGPAPGPAAAAPGPAPGAQRARSTLDSATSAKCRQLKDYQRGLVLSTVFNSLECLLGLLSLLLVKNYRSSQARRGRRGRRRGGRALARPRGGPGLRAQPPASRARRGRRGRRGRRLQPRPSEASILSPEESDFTAPGDCAGFAAHHAVSYINVGVFHAFDEAGVEVCCGGHPSVELPGYAPSDPDLNASYPYCCRPPCEAGRPWEPSPAC; via the coding sequence ATGAAGTGGAGCGTCCGCGGGGCCTGCGCCGcgctctcctcctgcctcctgctcgCCTGCGCGCTCAGCGCCGCCGCCGTCGGCCTCAAGTGCTTCTCGCTGGGCTCGGAGCTGCGCGGGGAGCCGTTCCGGCTGGGGGCGGCCGCCGGCGCCTTCTACTCGGGGCTGTTGCTGGCCGCCGGCCTCTCGCTGCTCGGCGCCGCCCTGCTCTGCTGCGGGCCCCGGGACGCGCCCCtcgcggggccggggccgggcccgGGGCTTGGGGTCCCCGCGGCCCCGGCAGGGGCTCCAGAGGCCGCGCCGGGAGAGCCGGGGGCCGCAGCCGGGCCCTCAGGGCCAGTGAACAGCCAGAACCTGCTCCTGCTCGGCGTTCTCGTCTTCATGCTCGGGGTCCTCAGCGCCTTCGCGGGCGCCGTGATCGACGGCGACACCGTGTCCCTAGTGGAACGCAAGTACTCCCACTACTGTCTGCCGCCCCGCGCGCCGGCCGCGGCCCCCGGTCCGGCCCCGGGCCCCGCGGCTgccgcccccggcccggcccccggcGCGCAGCGCGCCCGCAGCACCCTGGACAGCGCCACGTCCGCCAAGTGCCGCCAGCTGAAGGACTACCAGCGTGGCCTGGTGCTTTCCACCGTCTTCAACTCGCTTGAGTGCCTCCTGGGCCTGCTCAGCCTCCTGCTGGTCAAGAACTACAGGTCGTCGCAGGCTCGGCGTGGCCGGCGCGGCCGGCGGAGGGGAGGCCGGGCCCTGGCGCGACCCCGCGGCGGCCCCGGGCTCCGCGCTCAGCCGCCAGCCTCCCGGGcgcggcggggccggcggggccggcggggccgGCGGCTGCAGCCGCGGCCGAGCGAGGCTTCCATCCTGTCCCCGGAGGAGTCGGACTTCACCGCCCCGGGGGACTGCGCGGGCTTCGCGGCGCACCACGCTGTCTCCTACATCAACGTGGGCGTCTTCCACGCATTCGACGAGGCGGGTGTGGAGGTGTGCTGCGGGGGGCACCCGTCGGTGGAGCTGCCGGGGTACGCGCCCTCGGACCCCGACCTCAACGCCTCCTACCCCTACTGCTGCCGGCCACCTTGCGAGGCGGGGCGCCCGTGGGAGCCAAGCCCGGCCTGCTGA